GTGTCGTCGTCCCCGGCACCGCCGGCAGCGAGCGCTCACCGTCCAGCGACACCGCCGCCCACGCCTACGTCTACCGGAACCTGCCCGAGGTCGGCGGGGTCGTGCACACCCACTCCGCCTATGCGGTCGCCTGGGCCGCGCGCGGTGAGGCGATCCCGTGCGTGACCACCGGCATGGCGGACGAGTTCGGCGGGCCGATCCCGGTCGGCCCGTTCGCCGTGATCGGCGACGACTCCATCGGGCGCGGCATCGTCGAGACCCTGCGCGGGCACCGGTCCCGGGCCGTGCTCATGCGCAACCACGGGCCCTTCACCATCGGCGTCACCGCGCGGGACGCCGTCAAGGCGGCGGTGCTCACCGAGGACGTCGCCCGGACCGTGCACCTCGCCCGGCAGGGCGGTGAGCCGCTGCCGATCCCACCGGACGTGATCGACCGGCTCTACGAGCGCTACCAACACGTCTACGGCCAGGCCACCGACGACCGCCGGTCCGCCGAACGAGAGGGCTGACATGCCAACTCCCGCCATCGCACCCGGCCTCGACGGCTACGAGGTCTGGTTCGTCACCGGAAGCCAGACGCTGTACGGCGAGGAGACGCTGCGCCAGGTTGCCGCGCAGTCACAGCAGATCGCGCAGGGGCTGGACGGCCTGCCGGTGCGGGTGGTCTGGCAGCCGGTGCTCACCGACCCGGACGGCATGCGGCGACTCGCGCTCGAGGCGAACGCCCGCGACGAGGTCATCGGCCTGGTCGCCTGGATGCACACGTTCAGCCCAGCCAAGATGTGGATCGCGGGTCTCGACGCGCTGCGCAAACCGTTGCTGCACCTGCACACCCAGGCCAACGTCGAGCTGCCCTGGGACGAGATCGACTTCGACTTCATGAACCTCAACCAGGCCGCGCACGGGGACCGGGAGTTCGGCTACATCCAGACCCGGCTCGGGGTCGCGCGCAAGACGGTCGTGGGGCACGTCTCCAGCGCGCGGGTGCTCGGGCAGGTCGCGGACTGGCAGCGGGCAGCGGCCGGCTGGGCCGCCGCGCACTCGCTCAAGCTGGCCCGCTTCGGCGACAACATGCGGTTCGTCGCCGTGACCGAGGGGGACAAGACCGAGGCCGAGCTGCGGTTCGGCGTCCAGGTGAACACCTGGGGGGTCAACGAGCTCGCGGACGCGGTGGCTGCGGCCACCGACGCGGACGTCGACGCGTTGGTCTCCGAGTACCTGGACACCTACGAGGTCGCCGCCGAGCTGCTGCCGACCGGCGAGCGCCACCAGTCCTTGCGGGACGGCGCGGCGATCGAGCTCGGACTGCGGTCCTTCCTGGAGGCCGGCGGCTTCGGTGCGTTCACCACGAGCTTCGAGGACCTCGGCGCGCTGCGGCAGCTGCCCGGTCTCGCGGTGCAGCGGCTGATGGCCGAGGGCTACGGCTTCGGCGCGGAGGG
The window above is part of the Angustibacter luteus genome. Proteins encoded here:
- a CDS encoding L-ribulose-5-phosphate 4-epimerase — encoded protein: MSGFGVEVDAAVAAVREDVAGLHAELVRYGLVVWTAGNVSGRVPGADLFVIKPSGVPYDELSADRMIVCDLDGVVVPGTAGSERSPSSDTAAHAYVYRNLPEVGGVVHTHSAYAVAWAARGEAIPCVTTGMADEFGGPIPVGPFAVIGDDSIGRGIVETLRGHRSRAVLMRNHGPFTIGVTARDAVKAAVLTEDVARTVHLARQGGEPLPIPPDVIDRLYERYQHVYGQATDDRRSAEREG
- the araA gene encoding L-arabinose isomerase — its product is MPTPAIAPGLDGYEVWFVTGSQTLYGEETLRQVAAQSQQIAQGLDGLPVRVVWQPVLTDPDGMRRLALEANARDEVIGLVAWMHTFSPAKMWIAGLDALRKPLLHLHTQANVELPWDEIDFDFMNLNQAAHGDREFGYIQTRLGVARKTVVGHVSSARVLGQVADWQRAAAGWAAAHSLKLARFGDNMRFVAVTEGDKTEAELRFGVQVNTWGVNELADAVAAATDADVDALVSEYLDTYEVAAELLPTGERHQSLRDGAAIELGLRSFLEAGGFGAFTTSFEDLGALRQLPGLAVQRLMAEGYGFGAEGDWKTAILVRVANVMGAGLPGGASLMEDYTYDLVEGHERVLGAHMLEVSPSLTTARARLEVHPLGIGGKDDPVRLVFTADPGPALVVALSDMRDRFRLVANVVQNVDAPDLPRLPVGRAVWTPAPDFPTAAACWLAAGGAHHTVMTTAVGIEVWRDFAEIARTELLVIDDATTVHGFARELRWNQAYYRLAAGI